TTCATGCAGGGTCAGGCTGTTGGCTAGGAAACCCAGGAGTGACAGGGCCAGGTAGAGCCAGGGTTTGACTTGTGTGACAACAAAATCAGGGTATAGCCAACACTgtctggaagaggagagagaggaagggaggaggaggatttgagagagaggagaagaggaggatgtagttggagggaggggatagagtagggaggtagatgAGCaaaaggtgtgtgtgcgtgcgtgctaaTGCTTGTCTGAGTTCTCACATCACATTTTTATCTGACATGGCGCCACAAACAAAACCAAGTAGAGTTCAAACACAAACAAAACCAAGTAGAGTTCAAATAAATTTCTCCACTTATTAAGGTCTGGAGAAAACACCCAGGATAGGTTTCTTTGGAATTATCATTCATTTAATAATATCAAGGAATAAAGTTTGCAGATGTACAGTAAACAATGCATCCAGTACAATATCACACTGCATGTAGATAACTTCCACATGGGGAACTCTGTATTTTTatggaaaaacaacaacacacaaaaaaCTATTCTCACGTTTCATAGATTTGTAAGATCACACAGAAATATCAGCATCAAAAGTATCATAGCTCAAAAACTATTGATGGCAGGATTATTTTGTCACTGGTCTGCACAAAATACTCTATAAtgtcaaattaattaaaaatgaaaagctgaaatatcttgagtcaataagtattcagcccctttgttatagcaagcctaaataagttcaggagtaaaaatgtgcttaacaagtcacataatacattgcatggactcactctgtgtgcagtaagtgtttaacatgatttttgaatgactatgaatgaatctctgtaccccacacatactgtcacgtgtgctccctctccggtctCTAGGTCACCTGTCTGCTCGtcatggcgcacacctgtcaccattgttACGTGTAGTTGCGCAATATGACACACACCTGGAggccatcacctccttgattaaaacacactccctgaacttgcttcccgactctcagctcACTCGTtacacatctgtaaggtccctcagtcaaacagtgaatttcaaaccaatttaaccacaaagaccaaggaggttttccagtgcctcgtaaagaagggcagctattggtagatgggtaaaaataaatactttgaatatccctttgagcacggtaaagttattaattacaccgcagggatttcaccatgagaccaacggtgactttaaaacagttcgaatttaatggctgtgataggagaaaactgagcatggatcaacattgtagttactcaacaATAGTAACtaaattgacagagtgaaaagaaggaagcctgtacagaatacagggcactaaagtaataatgcAAATAATGTGATAAAGCAGttgactttttgtcctgaatataaagtgtttggggcaaatccaatacaacacatttctgagtaccactctccatattttcaagcatgtttactttgtcattatgggttattgtgtgtagatgggtgagaaaacaaATCAATGTAATCAATTTTCAATTCAGCCTGTAagacaaaatgtgtaataagtcgAGGGGtatcaatactttctgaaggcactgtagaaatCATACCTGTGTGGATGATTGCTGGTTCCATTGAGCCTGTGAACAGATAGATTGACAGAGGACATATGTTGGGTATTATCTATTGTTAGATCCATCTTTCACTATTATCAGACATAAACACTTCCCTTTAACTTGGTCACCCTCTCTCAATGCTTATATCTCATTTCCTGTTACTAACTTCAGATTCTCACCTAAAACTcagtcactcagtctctctctctaattcagtTCGAGGGatttattggcataggaaacgTATGTTTAcaatgccaaagcaagtgaaatagataaacaaacgtggaaaaaacaaaacaaaatgtacagtaaacattacacttcaaAAAGTTCAAAATATTTTGTATACATACAGtgatgtaatgatgtgcaaatagttaaagtacgaaagggaaaataaataaacataaatgcaagttgtatttacaatggtgtttgttcttcactggttgcccttttctcgtggcaacaggtcgcAAATATTgatgctgtgattgcacactagtatttcacccaatagatatgggagtttatcaaaattggatttgtttttgaattctttgtgggtctgcgtAATCTGatagaaatatgtgtctctaatatggtcctacatttggcaggaggttaggaagtgcagctcagattccacctcattttgagagccaggtctgctttcggtggcctttctcaatagcaaggctatgctcacggtgtctgtacatagtcaaagatttccttaattttggagTGGTTCCTActttaaaagttgcgagcttgCACCGTGGGACTTAGAGGTAAGGTtacattgctccagaccaccacaagggggagttcgCTAATCGCTATTTAGCAAGTTATGACTAGCTAACATTTGCCAGCTAGCTAGATAGTATTATGACAGGAGAATGAATTTGTAATTTGtcttgtttaatgttttagggactcttgagaaaaccagcaaaccaggcCGTCATCTTGTGAAACAGTGGAGAATCAAactagctaaagcatttactgcaaattgaatgcacaattgtgtaagcttgccttgcaatgcagctgaagtaacatagctagctaactatttgcatgcttattgtgtagtggaggataaaatATAACTGAATGCcaatggatgtgtagctagctacagtatgtagccaatctgtgtatggaccctaaaacgttaggttctgaactaatattcatacaaaactatgaacctcagctatcatagttgttgTATCAACTTCATGTCCGAATgacattaatgaagcctatggattgagtagaatgtaataactttattgtgccaaggatgcaagtcctatatactgtagttattaccacaCATGGGattcccacattgtagcctgtacatttgAATGTATTCACTGATTATGTACTCTTCCTTGGTGCggttcaggtatgaatctctgagacattgtttttcagtcatatcaaacTCCATTATTTGAAAAAAAGACCGTCATCTTGTGAAACAGTGGAGAATCAAactagctaaagcatttactgcaaattgaatgcacaattgtgtaagcttgccttgcaatgcagctgaagtaacatagctagctaactatttgcatgcttattgtgtagtggaggataaaatATAACTGAATGCcaatggatgtgtagctagctacagtatgtagccgatctgtgtatggaccctaaaacgttaggttctgaactaatattcatacaaaactatgaacctcagctatcaatGAAGCTTCCACGGCCTGTTCCTCGGACAGTGAACATCTGGCAATATCTACATTTTCAACCCATTGATCAGCTCGCTCTctgaaagtaaagaaaatagcTTATTTTTTGTAGACAATAACTGAGACAATAAACAATAACTGAGATATTACTTGTGTAGAAAGTAAACTTCCGCACCTCGATGGTGTCAACTGTGCTTATGTCTGCGTAATGAGAAAGTAGGGAAAAAATATAAATAGACTATTTCTGGTCTAGCAATCGATGACAAATGAGCTCGCTGCCCAAACGTACATAATTACAGAGTAGATTATCCTGATTAAAATGGTGCCCGAcctaaaaaatctaaatatacacaGTGAGATATTTGACGAAATAGACCAGAATGCCTCTCCATAGGAAATCAATGGGGGCCGCTCAGCGTTCCAAGGGCAAAAAGTATTTTAGGGCTAGAATTTGATGACAACCAAGCTAGCTGCCCAGGCTTACATAATTAGATTAATTAATTAGAAAGAAGAGATTCTCATGGTTAAAATGGCGTCCGacttgaacaaaaatataaatatacacattACGGGATATTTGGCGGAATAGACAGACATGCCTATATTTCCCCCTTAGGAAACAATGGAAAGACCGCAGATCAAATGTTCCAATCAAATGTTttttgaaagattatttgtgcaggagaaatcggtccgttttctgcgtcatgtttggctaccaaaaaaaaacgaaaattcattcatccaaacgccaaactttcttccacattaactccataatatcgactgaaacatggtaaacgttgtttagaatcaatcctcaaggtgtttttcacatatctcttcatgatatatcattcctggaagtctcctctctgtctcaatcacatggatgaatgcgagcagcttggagattacaatttcaacaaaggacaccgggcggacccctggtaaatgtagtctcttatggccaatcttccaatgatatgcctacaaatacgtcacaatgctgcctacaacttggagaaacgatagaaagggcaggctaattcgtggcactttcacagccatataaggagacaacaaaaaacagagcgtcaaaaatcctgctcatttcctgtttgaagtttcatcttggtttcgcctgtagcatcagttctggggcacacgcagataatatctttgcagttttggaaacgtcagagtgttttctttccaaagctgccaattatatgcatagtcgagcatcttttcgtgacaaaatattacgcttaaaacgggcacgtttttttatccaataatgacatagcgcccccataggttgaagaggttaacacaAAAACTGCCTTACCAGCTCTGCTAGgccgagtaaaatggtcagagtggtctcatttgtgtctggaagtagctagccaagcttgggtgcttgactgccgttgtaaggccagaacgctcaaatcaaccctactcctcagctcgaacgtccagtgtgcgctccgagagcgaaacggtctgaatttacaaattgacaatgctctgaatttatgagcctcacgttgtacagcgccatattttctgttccatcctaacagaaacccagaggatttttcatggaatagaaacaccataatattaatcaaattaattaagcaagtaccagtcaaaagtttggacacacctactcattccaggatttttctttatttgtactattttcaacattgtagaataatagtgaagacatcacaactatgaaattacacCGGTCTCCTGCGTGCCCTGCATTCTGTAGTACagacatggcctgctctcccttatgtaaggaattagacactttcccatgtttactacagtatgtattgtagacTGTACAGTCTAAAAAACAAAGAAACACATTtagttaataaaataatgatataaTGAGGAACCACTatagcattctctctctctctctctctctctctctctcatgcatcCTATGTTACTGTGGGCAAAGAACACAATCTGTCTTACTGTGGTCAAAGACTTTACATCTTCTTATCATCGTTGGTAATACCATCGCTACACACTCCACCTTAATGAATAATAAAGTGGAGGGCGCCTTATAGTGGCCTCATACAGAGGTTGTTGTACTCTTCCCTGTCCATAGACCTGCCTGAACTTGGGATATTGCTATTCAGCACTTTGAGTGTCTACTTGTTGTAGTCTGTCATTCGCATTGTCTGATGTAACAAGTCTTTATAAATCCATTCATATGAGTATATGACAAATCGATGCTTTGGTTTTTACTGAGGGCCAACCAAGGCCCAATGTTGCAATATGTACAGTATACCAGTAGTATAACAACAATGCCATTTTCATTACATTGTTCAGTTTATTCATTTTTTCATGTTAATTATTCAATATAGTTTCTAATGTCTCAAAATGTATCTGTTACAGGCAATATATGAAACATTAAAACAGGCAAAAAGCTGTTACAAAACCACTCAACAACCATCCAGTAGCCTCTTCACAATGAATAGTAATATTTGATGTTTTGTCATCATAGTCCCACATATTTTATTTTAGCATAGCGTGTCTTCATGCCTTTTATAAGTGAGATTGGGTATTGTCTTTGTTGTTTTCCACCAGCATGTCATGACCAAGTGATTCAATTTCCTCATTTATAAAAGTCCCATTATGCTCTCAGTAATGTCACTGTGGTGTCTGTATGGTCCTCTCAATGTCTGTGCAGTCCTTTAACATGACATATACCCTGCAAAAACTGTCATCTGACTGGATGCTAATGCTTCCTTTATGATAAAGACTCTAATAGTTAATGCTCCATGGAGTCGTGTTCATGCTCTCCCGGACTGTCCCTCTTCAAGTTGTTCTTGGCACAAAATGGCTTATGCTGGCTGGTCCTGATACCTGAAGGAGGATGGACTTTGCTGCTATTTTGTGGCCCAACAAAGTCCAAAACTGACCTCGGATCAGTGTCTAGTGACAACTTCCATCTTATTTATATCtgaaggagggagggctggaCAGTTATTTTTCTCCTCAGATTACTGATGAAACTAACGGTTGGCTGCTCCTCAAGACTCCTCCCACAATCCACACTGGAGCCACTCCCACTGCCACCCGAGTCACTCAGTCGGAATATGTTATTGACCAATCGGAGTGTCTCTTTCCTCACGGACTCCGACAACAGGAAGTACATCACGGGGTCTAGGCAACTGTTGAGGGCAGAGAGTAGCAACACCACTTCGTTGGCTTGGTCTACCACACCCCTCCAGAAGCAGGAAGTTTCGCTGATCTGGGAGACCACGTAGAACACCCGAACCATGTGATAGGGTACGAAGCAGATGGTAAACAGAAAGAGGACGAAGAAGGACTTCCTGGCAGTACGGTTGTAGCGGGTCGCGTTGGGGAGGTCCGGTTTATCTCTCGACGCCCTCAGCAGTTTGAGTGCAATTTTCCCATAAGACACCACAAGGCAGACAAACACAAACCAGAACACAGCAACCAGGAAGAGGTTGAAATAGGCCTTCCCCTGCGCATGCTTTCGCTGTTTATACTGGAAACACCTGGGGGATTGGGAGAAAATAAAATTACTATTAGTGTAATTGTTCAAAATGTTGGACCCTACTCAAATAAAGCATATCAACAAAGTTCTCCTCGAAAAATTTGTAAATTCATTTTTCTTGAAAAATAAAACCCACTTGTTCAACTCCTCGTTGCCCTCGGAGAGGAGGATCATGGGTATGACGGAGGCGAGGGCCAGGATCCAGATGGTCCCACAGACGGTGGAGCTCCATCTGGTGGCCTTGAGGCGATACTGCCCCACGACGCTACGCTGGATCTTCAGATAGCGATCCACACTGATCAACCCTAATAAGGTGATACTGATATACATGTTCATATAAAAGAGGTTTCCCACGACCTTACAGAGGGTGGGGCCCATGTCCCAGTGGTTCCCTTTACTGTGGTAGAGGACTCTGAATGGGAGACAGATGACCAGTAGCAGGTCGGCTAACGCTACGTTGATGAGGAATACTCGGACAGAGTTCTTCTTGGAGTGGACGTATAGAAAGACCCAGAGAGCCAGTATGTTGCCGGCCAGGCCCAAGACGAATAGGACAGAGTAGAGGACTGCTAGAGGGATCTGAAGGGAGCTGTCGTCAAGTTGACAGTGTTCCCTGGGGTCAGGGGTTGTGGCGGTCAAGAGGTTCTTGAAGGTAGTCTCCGTGGCGATGAGTGAGTGGGAGGACTTGGGAAAGGGAAAGAATGTGACGTTGGTAGGGAAGTTGGTTGTCATAGCATCGGTTTCCCTCTTCAATCCTGAGTCCTGCATAGGGGAGAAAGTCAGGGAAAATAACATTTCATCCAAAAACTGTCTACTTCCTCGAATCATAAACCATCATAATAAAGTCAGACACATTCCATATAGCGCACAagctcgttttttttttttatctacttCCTTAATCAACCAAAAGTGTTTCTTGGTTCTTACAGAATGTTCTCTTGGGAAAGTTATTCGCTCTAATTAGTTCTGGTCTGTTTTGATGGCAGGAGGCCAAGCTGGATGATTTAGGTCCAGATCAGCACCTAATCCACTAATAATTAATTATACTGTACATTACTCAGGTCCTGTACAAATCTCTGGCCAGCTGATTGACCACCTGACAAAcaactacagactacactacctGGCCTACCTTATAGAGGAACATGCAGGGAATAACAGATTTGACTTTACTTTTCAAATTAACTCAGTGATACTTTTCCCCTTTGCAAAATACTTCAGAGACCTGCCAGTTAAACCTTGATTGGAAATGTTGCGGGTGATATTTTGTAATTCCATCACTCAGGACTCTATCCAGTATATGGAAATAATTGTTTTTGCACTGTGAGAATATGATTTAGAATTTACATAATCAATGCGTTCGGTTTGAAACAAAAATGGCAACACAAGAATTCACAACACAATCACTCACAGCACATAAAATGATTTTGCCTTACCCTTAATCTGGAAACAGCTTTTCATTGAATACACACTGTACTCACCCAGTGAATTGTGACCATTGTAGATGTTGTTTCTCTTCACTCTTTGTGAATGTGCTTGTGTGGCACATTCATGTGTGgcacattctctccctctctttcagatTTGTAGTTCTGTTTTTAGCATTAATTGTATTTTCTTAATCCAGTCTGTTTTGCTCCAGCTTTTCTCCCCGTTTCATAGAAAGTTGGAGCTGCCCTAAATAGATGCCTGTAGATGAAGGTTCCAGGTCTCTAGGTTCTCAGTATCTGCCTTTCTACGACTTCAACTATTCTCTGGAGAACTGTGACTAACAGGTCGTAAAAGCCTCAGGATCCCCagaatctctctcccctcttcctctctcactttctctctatttcctctccttctctgcaTTCCCTTCAGCTGCGATCTACTCTCGAAAGCTGTGAAATGCCAAAGTACAGAGTCTTAACTGAGAAAACTTCaaggaaaaaggggggggggttgaCTACAGCTTTAAACCACAGAGACCGAGATACAGAGCAGAGCGCGCGCTCActtttgctcacacacacacacacacacacacatacacacacacacacagggcagggCCCAGCCCACTGCTGATGACACATGCTAGAGCAACCGCTAGGACCACAGAGCATAGACACCCTATGTATAAACACAATTTATAAAATGTATACACTGATTATATAGCATACCTGAAGTATACATGTTACTTAAATAGGACAGCGGTTGACCCACGTACAGGCTTTCTCGTTTTTATTAGGttgtcaaaaaaaaaaatctgtagcCACTATGGTTCAAGCTTCAACCTGATTTGAATTTACCACTCAGGAGAACTATCTTCGCCTAACCCTTGGCCCAACCCAGcattttgggaaaaactgaaaaCTAGTAATAGATGGAGACAAAAGTAACTTCAGAATGTGTTCAGAATGAGACAGGAACTTGTCTTTTAAAGAGAAAAATACAAGAGTCTGTGGTGGTGGCGTCATGTACAACTCTTGTTAACAGATTTACACATGTATGTGTCAGCGATTCATTGGAGCAAGTCTTCAAACTGTCTTTGATGTGTAGGTTTCTGTAATGATGTTTTCATGGCTGTAGCCCTACTCAGACCATAGTaaattagacacacacacacacatacactatatatacaaaagtatgtggacacccctaaTTTGAGAAGTAGAGGGAAATCTGTTCTTCCCcccatgttgctgacaggtgtataaaatcgagcacacagccacgcagtctccatagacaaacattggcagtagaatggccttaccgaagagttcagtgactttcaacaattGCACagttataggatgccacctttccaacaagtcagtttgtcaaatttctgccccgcTAGAGCTGTCCCGGTCAACCGTAAattctgttattgtgaagtggaaacgtctaggagcaacaacggctcagccgcgaagtggtaggccacacaaactcacagaaagGGACCACTGAGCGCTGAAGAacgtagcgcgtaaaaatcgtcatcccttggttgcaacactgactgagttccaaactgcatctGGAAGCAAGAAGAACTGTgtcattaaatgggtttccatggccgagcagcctcacacaagcctaagatcaccatgcgcaatgccaagcgttggctggagtggtgtaaagctcgccgccattggaacagtggaaacgcgctctctggagtgataaatcacgcttcaccatttggCAGATCCTGACTGACGAATTcaagtttggtggatgccaggggaacgctacctgccccaatgcatagtgcaaactgtaaagtttggtggaggtggAATAATGGTTGGAGCCTGGCCTGGGCCTTAGTTCCAGtggagggaaatcttaacactacagcatacaatgacattctagacgattctgtgcttccaactttgtggcaacagtttgtagaaggccctttcctgtttctgcatgataatgcccctgtgcacaaaggaAGGCTGGCAttttcgagatcggtgtggaagaacttgactggcctgcacagagccctgagctcaaccccatcgaacacctttgggatgaattggaacaccgactgcgagccaggcctaatcgcccaacatcagtgcccgacctcactaatgctcgtggctgaatggaagcaggtcCCCACACGAAcagcagttgtccacatacttctggtcatgtagtgtacatactCAAAGGATTTAGTTAGGTAgccaaacacccacacacacacacacaccacagaacagCACAGGAGTCAGTAGTCTGTCAGACACAGGGTGGAGGGATAATGGATTTACCAGGGTGTTTTGCAGTGTTTATGATTATGTTGTTGTTTTAATATGCTCATATTAAAAGAGCCTATTTTATTGGAAGTAAAATGTTAACCCTACAGATACACTTGCAGATTGCGCTTACAGCTTGACAAGAGCTGATGGAATTCTTAGCTAGATCCTATACCTAGATCCTATACCTAGATCCTATACCTAGATCCTATACCTAGATCCTATACCTAGATCCTATACCTAGATCCTATACCTAGATCCTATACCTAGATCCTATACCTAGATCCTATACCTAGATCCTATACCTAGATCCTATACCTAGATCCTATACCTAGATCCTATACCTAGATCCTATACCTAGATCCTATACCTAGATCCTATACCTAGATCCTATACCTAGATCCTATACCTAGATCCTATACCTAGATCCTATACCTAGATCCTATACCTAGATCCTATGCCTAGATCCTATACCTAGATCCTATACCTAGATCCTATACCTAGATCCTATACCTAGATCCTATACCTAGATCCTATGCCTAGATCCTATGCCTATATCCTATACCTAGATCCTATACCTAGATCCTATGCCTATACCTAGATCCTATACCTAGATCCTATACCTACCTCCCCTAGATCCTATACCTAGATCCTATACCTAGATCCTAGATCCTATACCTAGATCCTATACCTAGATCCTATACCTAGATCCTATACCTAGATCCTAGATCCTATACCTGATCCTATACCTAGATCCTATGCCTAGATCCTATACCTAGATCCTATACCTAGATCCTATGCCTAGATCCTATACCTAGATCCTATACCTAGATCCTATGCCTAGATCCTATACCTAGATCCTATACCTAGATCCTATACCTAGATCCTATACCTAGACAGCTTCTCATTTGCTCAAACTTTTTTCTTTGCTTCCCGATGTACAATATTATGTCTGACTTTCCACTGTAGTGGGATACTTCTGGGTTTCAGGGTGGGTGTGAGGGTGTGTCTTGTATTTAGATTATATTTTATTGGTGGGTGTCTCCTTTAATGGTTTAAAATAGAACATCCTTCTGAGGTCGCTATGTGTGTCTTTAAGCGTCATTGTGAAGTCAACGGCAATTTTCGGGATTGTGTGAACAATTACTTATTTTATTTGACCAAGGCCTCTTTTTCAAGAGAACCCTTCATGAACACAATGTATAAAAAATGTACAACATgcagcacaatac
Above is a genomic segment from Oncorhynchus nerka isolate Pitt River linkage group LG1, Oner_Uvic_2.0, whole genome shotgun sequence containing:
- the gpr34b gene encoding probable G-protein coupled receptor 34 isoform X1 produces the protein MIRGSRQFLDEMLFSLTFSPMQDSGLKRETDAMTTNFPTNVTFFPFPKSSHSLIATETTFKNLLTATTPDPREHCQLDDSSLQIPLAVLYSVLFVLGLAGNILALWVFLYVHSKKNSVRVFLINVALADLLLVICLPFRVLYHSKGNHWDMGPTLCKVVGNLFYMNMYISITLLGLISVDRYLKIQRSVVGQYRLKATRWSSTVCGTIWILALASVIPMILLSEGNEELNKCFQYKQRKHAQGKAYFNLFLVAVFWFVFVCLVVSYGKIALKLLRASRDKPDLPNATRYNRTARKSFFVLFLFTICFVPYHMVRVFYVVSQISETSCFWRGVVDQANEVVLLLSALNSCLDPVMYFLLSESVRKETLRLVNNIFRLSDSGGSGSGSSVDCGRSLEEQPTVSFISNLRRKITVQPSLLQI
- the gpr34b gene encoding probable G-protein coupled receptor 34 isoform X2, with the protein product MVTIHWDSGLKRETDAMTTNFPTNVTFFPFPKSSHSLIATETTFKNLLTATTPDPREHCQLDDSSLQIPLAVLYSVLFVLGLAGNILALWVFLYVHSKKNSVRVFLINVALADLLLVICLPFRVLYHSKGNHWDMGPTLCKVVGNLFYMNMYISITLLGLISVDRYLKIQRSVVGQYRLKATRWSSTVCGTIWILALASVIPMILLSEGNEELNKCFQYKQRKHAQGKAYFNLFLVAVFWFVFVCLVVSYGKIALKLLRASRDKPDLPNATRYNRTARKSFFVLFLFTICFVPYHMVRVFYVVSQISETSCFWRGVVDQANEVVLLLSALNSCLDPVMYFLLSESVRKETLRLVNNIFRLSDSGGSGSGSSVDCGRSLEEQPTVSFISNLRRKITVQPSLLQI